A genome region from Gymnogyps californianus isolate 813 chromosome 4, ASM1813914v2, whole genome shotgun sequence includes the following:
- the TACC3 gene encoding transforming acidic coiled-coil-containing protein 3, with protein MSLQILNAENGENGGSVKDDLTAEDCGIFFAPLEPTGRPSILRLSQKENLPPKSVAKAMKVTFQTPLRDPQTRKILSPTMTDKLETTFTLDDCSEALVDDILSAPFNVDTYQQNAEANNTVINTQMPEKVSTAPYPDDEMPVKSRGSYNLDFDNLNDINPFQSSVQLQHSPGNLQKSPVRVPSSPEKTSEKSNDSLFDDTAPFASTTASTERSSEEKSLFSGKESVLGELESNKSKLSPKQAISDSVQDVKSASTDVSQIDNSVGLAEAPTSPVQLSGNLGPSSSNVTTSSKTGALKLNSSKTGELKLQSVSVAENASTEESKPAEELAISKEEPAEKPGVTKAGPVKLEFDFDNTTARKPPPKKLGKRPGIKPPSKKIPISKTKPENTEVQNKSNVEDEIPVPKASYKFDWDKLDDPNFNPFGGGSKISSSPKCSKPSPQKAHLQEEPDSTSSRREPLPVDQDNRPSTCETLEKTDPKNPEMIKQSVVEDKPGTQADKPGVQAEAELPGKIAMEKQMSPSKKSPANVPSQDNLVSADSGKKSMSAEEIKPSSHRTEITADEQTASTEPEELFRPSSEVLGMGIEIDYLEQFGTSSFKESALRKQSLYLKFDPLLRDSPRKPISGTIETNTNIMTAPLQCGPVADLSKLLEEAEKPAVSLQNEEKPKGLDLLGTFTTSDTDPLIPDSLTSGVPPLPFAASTNTAVDAIIDVLKYSQKDMDAAVELVKREVQEKQLETQEWKKKYDKLHMEYKEMGKIVAEFEGTITQMMEDAQKQKEFSKKEMQRMVEEKQQVISDLNSMEKSFSELFKRFEKQKEVLEGYRKNEEALKKCAEEYLARIKKEEQRYQALKAHAEEKLHQANEEIAQVRSKAKSETAALQASLRKEQMRIQSLERSLEQKTKENDELTKICDDLILKMEKI; from the exons ATGAGTCTGcagattttaaatgcagaaaatggagaaaacgGGGGAAGCGTCAAGGATGATCTAACAGCAGAAGACTGTGGCATTTTCTTTGCACCACTGGAACCTACAGGGAGACCTTCCATTCTACGCCTGtcccagaaagaaaacttgCCACCAAAAAGTGTGGCAAAAGCTATGAAG GTAACCTTTCAAACTCCTCTAAGAGATCCTCAGACTCGAAAAATCTTAAGTCCTACTATGACGGACAAACTTGAGACTACTTTCACACTTGATGATTGCAGTGAAGCCTTGGTGGATGATATTTTATCTGCACCCTTCAATGTTGA CACATATCAACAAAACGCTGAAGCAAACAATACAGTCATAAATACACAAATGCCAGAGAAGGTCAGCACGGCTCCTTACCCAGATGATGAGATGCCAGTGAAGAGTCGAGGTTCCTACAATCTTGATTTTGATAACTTAAATGACATCAATCCTTTTCAAAGTTCAGTGCAGTTGCAGCATTCTCCTGGAAATCTGCAAAAGTCTCCTGTAAGAGTACCTAGCAGCCCTgagaaaacttctgaaaaaagtaATGATTCTCTGTTTGATGATACAGCTCCTTTTGCTTCAACCACAGCAAGTACAGAGCGCTCAAGTGAAGAGAAGTCTCTTTTCTCTGGTAAAGAATCTGTATTGGGAGAGCTGGAGTCTAACAAATCCAAGCTGTCCCCTAAGCAAGCAATCAGTGACTCTGTGCAGGATGTGAAGTCTGCTTCCACAGATGTGAGCCAAATTGATAATTCAGTGGGATTAGCAGAAGCACCTACATCTCCAGTACAACTATCTGGCAACTTAGGTCCCAGTAGTTCTAATGTAACTACTTCTTCTAAAACTGGGGCATTGAAGCTTAATTCTTCTAAAACTGGGGAATTGAAGCTTCAGAGTGTTTCAGTAGCAGAAAATGCTTCCACAGAAGAGTCAAagcctgcagaagagctggCTATCTCCAAAGAGGAACCTGCAGAAAAGCCTGGTGTCACCAAGGCTGGACCAGTAAAACTGGAATTTGACTTTGATAATACCACTGCTAGAAAGCCACCTCCTAAAAAACTAGGTAAAAGACCCGGAATTAAGCCACCTTCCAAAAAAATTCCtattagcaaaacaaaaccagagaatactgaagtgcaaaataaaagtaatgtgGAAGATGAAATCCCGGTTCCCAAAGCATCTTATAAGTTTGACTGGGACAAACTTGATGATCCAAACTTTAATCCGTTTGGAGGAGGCTCTAAAATTTCCAGCTCACCGAAGTGTTCTAAACCTAGCCCTCAGAAAGCACACCTGCAAGAGGAGCCAGATAGTACTTCATCAAGAAGGGAGCCTCTTCCAGTGGATCAGGATAACAGGCCAAGTACCTGTGAAACTCTTGAGAAAACAGATCCAAAAAATCC ggAAATGATCAAACAGAGTGTGGTAGAAGACAAGCCAGGAACTCAAGCAGACAAACCAGGAGTTCAAGCAGAAGCTGAACTTCCAGGAAAGATAGCCATG GAGAAGCAAATGAGCCCATCTAAAAAGTCTCCAGCTAATGTCCCCTCTCAAGATAATTTGGTTTCTGCTGACAGTGGAAAAAAGTCAATgtctgcagaagaaattaaaccTAGTTcccacagaactgaaataacagCAGATGAGCAGACAGCTAGCACTGAACCTGAAGAGCTCTTCAGACCATCGTCAGAAG tgCTAGGAATGGGCATAGAAATAGACTATCTGGAACAGTTTGGGACTTCATCA TTCAAAGAGTCTGCCTTGAGGAAACAGTCCCTGTATTTGAAGTTTGACCCTCTGTTGAGAGACAGTCCAAGAAAACCAATTTCTGGTACTATTGAAACAAATACGAATATCATGACAGCTCCGCTTCAGTGTGG tCCTGTTGCTGATTTAAGTAAATTGCTTGAGGAAGCTGAAAAGCCTGCAGTGAGtcttcaaaatgaagaaaaaccaaaaggaCTAGATCTTCTAGGAACATTTACAACTTCT gACACAGATCCCCTAATTCCAGACTCCCTGACTAGTGGTGTTCCTCCACTCCCTTTTGCTGCTTCCACAAACACTGCAGTGGATGCTATTATAGATGTGCTAAAATATAGCCAAAAAGACATGGATGCAGCCGTTGAGCTGGTTAAAAGAGAG gttcaagagaaacagctggagactcaggaatggaaaaagaagTATGATAAGCTTCATATGGAATACAAGGAAATGGG aaaaatagttGCTGAGTTTGAAGGTACAATAACACAAATGATGG AGGATGctcagaagcagaaggaattttcgaagaaagaaatgcagaggatGGTGGAAGAGAAGCAACAAGTTATTTCAGATCTGAACTCTATGGAGAAATCTTTCTCTGAACTCTTCAAACgatttgaaaaacagaaagaagtgcTAGAGGGTTACCGCAAA AATGAAGAAGCTCTGAAAAAATGTGCTGAAGAATACCTGgctagaattaaaaaagaggagCAGAGATATCAGGCACTAAAGGCAcatgctgaagaaaagctgcaTCA agcaaatgaGGAAATTGCCCAGGTACGAAGCAAAGCTAAATCGGAGACTGCAGCACTACAAGCCAGTCTCCGCAAAGAACAAATGAGGATCCAGTCTCTAGAGAGGAGCCTCGAACAAAAG